Proteins from a single region of Salvelinus sp. IW2-2015 linkage group LG4p, ASM291031v2, whole genome shotgun sequence:
- the LOC111957046 gene encoding sodium/calcium exchanger 1-like: MSAEEEEARRIAEMGKPILGEHSRLEVVIEESYEFKSTVDKLIKKTNLALVIGTHSWREQFVEAVTVSAGDGDDDDEEGREERLPSCYDYVMHFLTVFWKVLFAFVPPTEYWNGWACFFVSISVIGILTAIIGDLASHFGCTVGLRDTVTAVVFVALGTSIPDTFASKVAATQDQHADASVGNVTGSNAVNVFLGIGVAWSVAAVYWNVQGKEFRVDPGSLAFSVTLFTSFAFICMGVLLFRRRPSIGGELGGPRTARIITSLLFLGLWFLYVLFSSLEAYCHIEGF, from the exons ATGagtgcagaggaggaggaggcgagaCGCATTGCAGAGATGGGAAAGCCCATCTTGGGGGAGCACAGCCGGCTGGAGGTGGTCATTGAGGAGTCTTATGAGTTCAAG AGCACCGTTGACAAGCTCATTAAGAAGACCAACTTGGCCCTTGTGATTGGCACTCACTCCTGGAGGGAGCAGTTCGTGGAAGCTGTGACTGTCAGCGCAG gggatggtgatgatgatgacgaggAGGGGCGTGAGGAGCGTCTGCCATCCTGCTACGACTACGTCATGCACTTTCTGACGgtgttctggaaggttcttttcGCCTTCGTTCCGCCCACCGAGTACTGGAATGGCTGGGCCTGCTTCTTCGTGTCCATCTCGGTCATCGGCATCTTGACTGCCATCATCGGGGACCTGGCCTCCCACTTTGGCTGCACTGTGGGCCTCAGGGACACTGTCACTGCCGTGGTGTTTGTGGCTCTTGGCACCTCCATTCCTG acACGTTTGCCAGCAAGGTGGCGGCCACGCAGGACCAGCACGCTGATGCGTCGGTGGGCAACGTGACTGGCAGCAACGCGGTCAACGTGTTCCTGGGCATCGGGGTGGCGTGGTCAGTGGCGGCCGTCTACTGGAACGTTCAGGGCAAGGAGTTCCGCGTGGACCCTGGCTCCCTGGCCTTCTCCGTCACCCTCTTCACCAGCTTCGCCTTCATCTGCATGGGTGTGCTGCTGTTCCGCCGGCGGCCCTCTATCGGGGGGGAGCTGGGCGGGCCGCGGACAGCACGCATCAtcaccagcctcctcttcctGGGCCTCTGGTTCCTCTACGTCCTCTTCTCCAGCCTGGAGGCCTACTGCCACATAGAGGGCTTTTAG